In Blattabacterium cuenoti, the genomic stretch TAACTCTGGCAATATGATTGATAATAATCCAGATTTATATAATAAAAATAATCCTAAAGAAGGTTTTTCAGATAAAAGAATTTTATTAAATTCATCTATAATTCTTTCTGAAGAAACAATATTTATTCTGTTTTTATTTTTTTTAATTGATTGAAATGAATATTTTTCAATCACAAATTTTAGTTGAGTAGCAAATCGAATTGCTCGCATCATTCGTAATGGATCGTCAGAATAAGTAATGTTTGCATCTAATGGAGTTCTTAATATTTTTTGTTTCAAATCTAATAATCCTCCAAATGGATCTATTAATTCCCCATAATTATTACGATTTAAACTAATAGCTAGAGCATTGATTGTAAAATCCCTTCTATTTTGATCATCTTTCAATGATCCAAATTCTATAATAGGTTTTCTACTATAAAAATGATAGGATTCTTTTCTTGATCCCACAAATTCGATTTTTTGATTCTCATATTCCAACATTGCTGTACCAAAACGTTTAAATATCCTGATTTTAGGATCAGGAGTTATGTATTTAGAAACTTCTTTAGCCAACCTAATTCCTTCTCCTATCGTTAAAATATCTAAATCTTTAAATTTTATTTTTCCTAATAAATAATCTCTAACATAACCTCCTATAACATAACTATCTTGTTTGATTTTTTGAGCAGAAATACTTACAATATGAAATATTTTTCTATGAATAGCAGATGATAAATTCATATCAATTTACATACGTAATATTTTGATATTATGATCGGAAACAACTTTTATAATAGAAGAACCACTATAGATCGCTTTTTCTTCTCTACGAAAATTTACAACATAATCTGTTTTTCTTATAATATAAGGATGAATTTCTGAAAAAGATTTAGGAGTCATAAATCCTGAAAAATTAGCCGAAGTAGAAATTATGGGTTTATCTAAATTACGTATTAAAAAAATACAAAATGGATCATATGTTAAACGAACAGCTAAAGTATTATCTTTTCTAATAAAATTAGATTTTATTTTTTTAATGTTATCATATACTATAGTAATCGGCTTCTCTTGTTTAACTAAATTATCTAAAATTATCGTTTGAGTAAAAAAAGATATTTTTCCTACTAATTGACATAAACGATCCATACTTTCCACCAAAAGAATCATAGATTTAAAAATATTTCTATTTTTAATTTTACATATTTTTTTTATAGCTTGCATATTAAATGCATCACATCCTAATCCCCATACAGTATCTGTAGGATATAACAAAATTTTCCCCTTTTTTAATATATCTACACTTTTTTTGATTTCGATCTGAAAAGACATTTAACTTGCTAAGTTATGGGTTCTCAATGCATCATTTAATGATGTTTTTTTATCTGTACTCTCTTTTCTTTTTCCTATAATCATAGCACATGGAACATGATATGTTCCTGAAGGATATTTTTTTGGATAAGATCCAGGTATGACTACAGAATATTCAGGAATTACCCCCTTCATTTCAATAGGTTCTTTATTCGTAACATCAAAAATTTTAATAGAGGCAGTTAAAACAACATTAGCTCCTAAAACAGCTCCTTCTTTTATTAAAATTCCTTCCACTAAAATACATCTAGATCCAATAAAAACAT encodes the following:
- a CDS encoding CCA tRNA nucleotidyltransferase, yielding MNLSSAIHRKIFHIVSISAQKIKQDSYVIGGYVRDYLLGKIKFKDLDILTIGEGIRLAKEVSKYITPDPKIRIFKRFGTAMLEYENQKIEFVGSRKESYHFYSRKPIIEFGSLKDDQNRRDFTINALAISLNRNNYGELIDPFGGLLDLKQKILRTPLDANITYSDDPLRMMRAIRFATQLKFVIEKYSFQSIKKNKNRINIVSSERIIDEFNKILLSEKPSLGLFLLYKSGLLSIILPELVLLKGIKEKNGYKHKDNFYHTLQVVDNISKEKNNSLWLRWVALLHDIGKTHTKKFLPKIGWSFHAHELVGSNMIPNIFQRLKLPKGSYMRYVKKIIQHSYRPITLIGNHTKDSAIRRLLFDIGDDLEDLMKLCIADITTNNIEKKNKYKKNIYLLMERIRKLEERDRIQNWKSPISGNDIMNTFHINPCKKIGIIKDFVKDSILEGKISNDFHSAYFLMLKKGEELGLKKK
- a CDS encoding L-threonylcarbamoyladenylate synthase, giving the protein MSFQIEIKKSVDILKKGKILLYPTDTVWGLGCDAFNMQAIKKICKIKNRNIFKSMILLVESMDRLCQLVGKISFFTQTIILDNLVKQEKPITIVYDNIKKIKSNFIRKDNTLAVRLTYDPFCIFLIRNLDKPIISTSANFSGFMTPKSFSEIHPYIIRKTDYVVNFRREEKAIYSGSSIIKVVSDHNIKILRM